ATGGGACAACTTCATTGTGAATTATGGATTTCCAAGTCGTTTACTCAGTGACCAGGGAAGGGACTTTGAATCCCGCACCATAAAAGAACTATGCTCGCTCATTGGCACAGAGAAAGTGAGAACGACGCCATATCATCCACGCGGCAACCCCGTCGAAAGATTCAACAGAACGCTCCTAAGCATGCTTGGTACTCTGGAAGAAAAAGACAAATATCACTGGAGGGACTTTGTCAAGCCGTTAGTCCATGCATACAATTGCACCAGGAACGACACCACTGGATACTCACCATATGAGCTGATGTTTGGCAGGCAGCCGAGACTCCCCATTGATCTTCTCCTTGGTCTTCAGCCAAACCAAGATGGGTTCAAGTCGCACTCAGACTATGTGAAGGGCCTTCGTCAACGCCTGCAAGACAGTTATGCCCTCGCTTCGGAGAGCTCAAGGAAGATGGGCGAAAAGAACAAGGCAAGATTTGACAGCAAAGTCAGAGCAGCAGAACTCGTTGCTGGAGACAGAGTCCTTGtgaggaacgtgaaccttcgaggAAAACACAAGCTCGCAGACAGGTGGGAGAGAGAAGTCCATGTTGTGGTGAAGAGAATAGGTGATGGTCCGGTCTATGTCATCAGACAGGAAAGGGGTGACACTCCGCACCGCACCCTCCACAGAGATCTCCTCCTGCCCTGTGGGTTCCTGCCTGTTGATGAGACTGGACCTGAACCTGAAGTCAATCTGCCGACAAGAAGGTTAAGATCCGGGATAAAGACAACTCAGCAGAACAGAAATGATGAATCCGTTGGTGGCAGCAGTGATGAACTCAGCAGTGATGAAGAAGAATGCTACCCATCACAACTCCCTCAGATCTCCACAAGGTCCTTCATCAAAATGGAAGGTGCCAGAGAAACAACACAGAACATCCCAGAACAGTATCCTCCAGAACCCTCCACCTCAGCTGGACTGAACCCGTGTCCAACCAAGGTCCATCAGTTCAAAAGCCCACTCAGCAATGTATTGCCCTTCACTGATCCTGTCATACACTCACCTGCAAGCGAACCTGTTAATGGGCCATCTCCACACACCAATGCCGTGCCACAGACTAGACCTTTTCAGAGAAACTCAGTTGATGAAGAAGAGACAGAGACTGTGCTACCCATGGATGCGATACCCCATGTTGAACCTGTTGACCTGCCAGAGAGAGAAGCCGCTGAAGTTCGAAGATCCACCAGAGAAAGACGTCCACCTGAAAGACTGTGTTACGGAGAACTGGGAAGACCCTTGGTGCTAGCTCTTGCCTCCTTCTTCGAAAGTCTAAGCAGAACTGTCTAAGTCCTCTAG
The genomic region above belongs to Neoarius graeffei isolate fNeoGra1 chromosome 6, fNeoGra1.pri, whole genome shotgun sequence and contains:
- the LOC132887872 gene encoding uncharacterized protein LOC132887872 encodes the protein MESIRTSHPLELVCMDFLSIEPDNRDIRNILVITDHFTKYAIAVPTKDQKANTVAKALWDNFIVNYGFPSRLLSDQGRDFESRTIKELCSLIGTEKVRTTPYHPRGNPVERFNRTLLSMLGTLEEKDKYHWRDFVKPLVHAYNCTRNDTTGYSPYELMFGRQPRLPIDLLLGLQPNQDGFKSHSDYVKGLRQRLQDSYALASESSRKMGEKNKARFDSKVRAAELVAGDRVLVRNVNLRGKHKLADRWEREVHVVVKRIGDGPVYVIRQERGDTPHRTLHRDLLLPCGFLPVDETGPEPEVNLPTRRLRSGIKTTQQNRNDESVGGSSDELSSDEEECYPSQLPQISTRSFIKMEGARETTQNIPEQYPPEPSTSAGLNPCPTKVHQFKSPLSNVLPFTDPVIHSPASEPVNGPSPHTNAVPQTRPFQRNSVDEEETETVLPMDAIPHVEPVDLPEREAAEVRRSTRERRPPERLCYGELGRPLVLALASFFESLSRTV